In one window of Hevea brasiliensis isolate MT/VB/25A 57/8 chromosome 10, ASM3005281v1, whole genome shotgun sequence DNA:
- the LOC110650523 gene encoding zinc finger protein ZAT10-like, with the protein MQITFVSFSSTPSYKNTIPSLFLKPQSRFLISLADMALEPLNSPSSLLYNDLDLHFLDPWAKRKRTKCSRLENSPTEEEYLALCLLMLAKGTTTDNPLPPPPPPPPPSPPSLKLCYRCKVCNKAFPTYQALGGHKGSHRKLVGVVVDDHSSILSPIVTTTSKTPSSFSLSGGAHECSICHRTFPSGQALGGHKRRHYDGGNNSGGGNSSDSNNKGSTGVNSSLISQRDFDLNVPALSEFPLVDVGRKQKRRKSPEIRQPPFTVTETVKMHGIYMRSELDHGDNN; encoded by the coding sequence ATGCAAATCACCTTCGTCTCTTTTTCTTCAACCCCCTCATATAAAAACACCATCCCTTCTCTTTTTCTTAAGCCACAATCACGCTTTCTAATTTCTCTAGCAGATATGGCTCTTGAGCCTCTGAATTCCCCATCTTCTCTGTTGTATAATGATTTAGACCTCCATTTCCTTGATCCTTGGGCTAAGAGAAAACGAACCAAGTGCTCTCGCTTGGAAAATTCCCCTACCGAAGAAGAATACTTAGCTCTCTGCCTTCTCATGCTTGCCAAAGGCACCACCACCGACAacccactaccaccaccaccaccaccaccaccaccgtcACCACCATCGTTAAAACTCTGCTATAGGTGCAAAGTTTGCAACAAAGCCTTCCCAACTTATCAAGCTCTGGGTGGGCACAAGGGTAGTCATCGTAAACTTGTAGGAGTAGTAGTTGACGACCACTCTTCCATTCTTTCCCCTATAGTAACTACTACTTCGAAAACTCCCTCTTCTTTCAGTTTAAGTGGCGGGGCTCACGAGTGTTCCATCTGCCATAGAACTTTTCCGTCCGGACAAGCTCTGGGCGGACACAAACGGCGCCACTATGATGGTGGCAATAATAGTGGCGGCGGCAATAGCAGTGACAGTAACAATAAAGGATCAACGGGTGTGAACTCTAGTCTGATTAGTCAACGTGACTTTGACTTGAACGTTCCTGCCCTATCGGAATTTCCATTGGTTGACGTTGGCCGCAAGCAAAAAAGAAGGAAGAGTCCTGAGATCCGGCAGCCGCCATTTACAGTTACTGAGACAGTGAAGATGCATGGAATCTACATGCGATCAGAGCTTGATCATGGTgataataattaa
- the LOC110650521 gene encoding BTB/POZ domain-containing protein NPY5 — MKFMKLGSKPDSFQPDGDNIRLVATELATDIVISVGDVKFYLHKFPLLSKSAHLQKLVANTNDENIDEIHIQDIPGGPAAFEICAKFCYGMTVTLNAYNVVAARCAAEYLEMYETVEKGNLIYKIEVFLNSSIFRSWKDSIIVLQTTKSLLPWAEELKLVSHCLDSIASKACIDTSKVEWSYTYNRRKLPSENGKDPIWNGVRKPQTVPKDWWVEDLCELQIDLYRRVITTIKTKGRVSGDVIGEALNAYALRRLPGFSKGIVQSSDIMKYRSLAEAIVWLLPTEKGSVPCTFMLRLLRAAFLLECGEMEKNELMKRIGQQLEDATVADLLIHASAGETTMYNVDIVQSLVEEFVTNKQNAQSDFLMENEYQESRSPKLGSDASKMQVAKLVDGYLAEIARDPNLPLSKFVNLAEMISSFPRPLHDGLYRAIDMYLKEHQGISKSERKRICRLMDCRKLSGEACMHAVQNERLPLRVVVQVLFFEQVRQATSTAGNSTPELPRSIRALLPGGSHESSRSNTTNTEEEWDAVPTAEDIMALKGELATLRLGRSDRNLNDGVKNDVEKATANKMRGLVMSKIFTKLWSSKERNGEISSSDTSESPGSATAEETKSTPSRSRRHSVS; from the exons ATGAAGTTCATGAAACTTGGATCGAAGCCTGACTCGTTTCAGCCGGATGGGGACAATATTAG GCTTGTAGCAACTGAGCTGGCGACTGATATAGTTATTAGTGTTGGAGATGTGAAATTCTATCTGCACAAG TTTCCGCTGCTGTCCAAAAGTGCGCATCTGCAGAAGCTGGTTGCAAACACAAACGATGAGAATATCGATGAAATTCACATCCAGGATATTCCTGGTGGACCTGCTGCTTTTGAGATATGTGCAAAGTTTTGTTATGGTATGACAGTCACTCTTAATGCATACAATGTGGTTGCAGCTCGATGTGCAGCGGAGTACCTTGAAATGTATGAAACTGTTGAGAAAGGAAACCTCATCTACAAGATTGAAGTCTTCCTTAATTCTAGCATCTTCCGCAGTTGGAAAGACTCAATTATTGTTCTTCAAACCACAAAGTCCCTTCTTCCCTGGGCTGAGGAGTTAAAGCTGGTCAGCCATTGCCTGGATTCAATAGCTTCAAAGGCTTGCATTGATACTTCCAAGGTGGAATGGTCATACACATATAATAGGAGAAAGCTCCCATCTGAGAATGGGAAGGATCCCATCTGGAATGGTGTAAGAAAACCCCAAACAGTTCCTAAAGATTGGTGGGTAGAAGATCTCTGTGAGCTTCAGATTGATTTATATAGAAGGGTAATTACAACAATCAAAACAAAAGGAAGAGTCTCTGGTGATGTTATTGGAGAAGCCCTGAATGCATATGCCTTGAGAAGATTGCCAGGTTTTAGTAAGGGAATAGTACAGAGCAGTGACATCATGAAATATAGATCACTGGCAGAAGCCATTGTGTGGCTACTGCCAACAGAGAAAGGCAGTGTTCCCTGCACTTTTATGCTTAGGTTGTTAAGAGCAGCGTTTCTGTTAGAATGTGGGGAGATGGAAAAAAACGAACTGATGAAAAGGATTGGCCAGCAGCTAGAGGATGCTACAGTGGCTGATCTTTTGATTCATGCCTCAGCAGGGGAAACAACAATGTATAATGTTGATATTGTGCAAAGCTTAGTAGAGGAGTTTGTGACAAATAAGCAGAATGCTCAGAGTGATTTTCTCATGGAAAATGAGTACCAGGAGAGTAGAAGCCCAAAGTTAGGATCAGATGCTTCCAAGATGCAAGTAGCAAAGTTGGTGGATGGCTATCTTGCTGAAATTGCACGAGATCCCAATCTACCTCTTTCAAAGTTCGTCAATCTTGCAGAAATGATCTCGAGTTTCCCAAGACcattgcatgatggactttatcgTGCCATTGATATGTATCTTAAG GAACACCAAGGGATTAGCAAGAGTGAGAGAAAGAGAATATGCAGATTGATGGATTGCAGGAAGTTGTCGGGGGAAGCCTGCATGCATGCTGTGCAAAATGAGCGGCTTCCCTTGCGGGTGGTTGTGCAGGTCCTCTTCTTTGAGCAGGTTAGGCAAGCAACATCAACTGCTGGCAACAGCACACCAGAACTACCTAGATCCATTAGGGCATTACTCCCTGGCGGATCTCATGAGAGCTCAAGGTCTAATACAACCAACACAGAAGAGGAATGGGATGCTGTGCCGACAGCCGAAGATATAATGGCTTTGAAAGGTGAACTTGCTACCCTACGATTAGGCAGGAGTGATAGAAATCTGAATGATGGTGTTAAAAATGATGTTGAAAAAGCTACAGCCAATAAAATGAGAGGTTTAGTAATGTCGAAGATCTTCACAAAGCTCTGGTCAAGCAAAGAACGAAATGGTGAGATTAGCAGCTCTGATACATCAGAGAGTCCTGGTTCTGCTACTGCAGAAGAAACAAAATCCACTCCTTCCAGAAGCAGGAGGCATTCTGTATCGTAG